The following proteins are co-located in the Solea solea chromosome 21, fSolSol10.1, whole genome shotgun sequence genome:
- the aclyb gene encoding ATP-citrate synthase isoform X1: MSAKAISEQTGKEFLYKYICTSAAVQNRFFYSRVTTETDWNRLTQEHPWLLTERLVVKPDQLIKRRGKLGLVGIDLDLQGVKEWLKDRFMKETTVGKAKGVLKNFLIEPFVPHTQEEEFYVCIYATREGDHVLFHHEGGVEVGDVDAKAQRLMVAVNEKLTEDQVKEHLLTNVSEDKKGVLSNFIVGLFNLYEDLYFTYLEINPLVVTEGGVYVLDMAAKIDATADYICKAKWGDVEFPPPFGREAYPEEAYIADLDAKSGASLKLTLLNPRGRIWTMVAGGGASVVYSDTICDLGGVDELANYGEYSGAPSEQQTYDYAKTILSLMTREKHPEGKVLIIGGSIANFTNVAATFKGIVRAIKDYQGPLKEHEVTIFVRRGGPNYQEGLRVMGEVGKTTGIPIHVFGTETHMTAIVGMALGHRPIPNQPPMDAHTANFLLNASSSAKTPASTRTASFSEPRSPTDATPAKKCKAGLPADYLHTILWPLKNVVTADWKAKATTLFRKNTKSIVWGMQTRAVQGMLDFDYVCSREEPSVAAMVYPFTGDHKQKFYWGHKEILLPVYKSMADATKKHPEVDVMISFASLRSAFDSTVEAMQYPQIHTIAIIAEGIPEAQTRKLIKMADEKGVTIIGPATVGGIKPGCFKIGNTGGMLDNILASKLYRPGSVAYVSRSGGMSNELNNIISRTTDGVYEGVAIGGDRYPGSTFMDHVLRYQDTPGIQMIVVLGEIGGTEEYKICQGIQEGRITKPVVCWCIGTCATMFTSEVQFGHAGACANQASETAMAKNQALRDAGAYVPKSFDELGDVIRTVYDELVADGTIVPAQEVPPPTVPMDYSWARELGLIRKPASFMTSICDERGQELIYAGMSITEVFKEEMGIGGVLGLLWFQRRLPRYACQFIEMCLMVTADHGPAVSGAHNTIVCARAGKDLVSSLTSGLLTIGDRFGGALDAAAKQFSKAFDSGMLPMEFVNKMKKDGKLIMGIGHRVKSINNPDMRVQILKDFVKQHFPSSQLLDYALDVEKITTSKKPNLILNVDGFIGVAFVDLLRTCGGFTRDEADEFVEIGALNGIFVLGRSMGFIGHYLDQKRLKQGLYRHPWDDISYVLPEHMSM; the protein is encoded by the exons GTGGGCAAGGCAAAGGGTGTGCTGAAGAATTTCCTCATTGAGCCatttgttccacacacacag gaggaggagttcTATGTGTGCATCTACGCCACACGTGAGGGCGATCATGTGCTTTTCCACCATGAGGGAGGAGTGGAGGTGGGCGATGTGGATGCCAAGGCCCAGAGGCTGATGGTTGCAGTAAATGAAAAGCTGACTGAGGACCAAGTCAAAGAGCATCTCCTCACAAATGTTTCTGAAGATAAGAAAGG AGTCCTGTCTAATTTTATTGTGGGCCTCTTCAACTTGTATGAAGACCTCTACTTCACCTACCTCGAGATCAACCCTCTTG TTGTTACTGAAGGTGGAGTGTACGTACTTGACATGGCTGCTAAGATCGATGCCACAGCGGATTACATCTGCAAGGCTAAATGGGGGGATGTGGAGTTTCCACCACCTTTTGGTAGAGAGGCGTATCCAGAG GAGGCATACATTGCAGATCTGGACGCAAAGAGTGGTGCCAGTTTAAAGTTGACATTGCTAAACCCTCGTGGCCGAATCTGGACCATGGTGGCTGGAGGAGGGGCTTCAGTTGTCTACAG TGACACCATCTGTGACCTGGGCGGAGTGGATGAGCTGGCAAACTATGGAGAATATTCCGGTGCTCCCAGTGAGCAGCAGACGTACGACTACGCAAAAACCATCCTATCTCTCATGACACGTGAAAAACACCCTGAAG GGAAAGTGCTGATCATCGGAGGAAGTATTGCCAACTTCACCAATGTAGCAGCCACATTCAAG GGCATTGTCAGGGCCATCAAAGACTACCAGGGTCCTCTGAAGGAACACGAGGTCACCATCTTTGTACGACGTGGTGGACCGAACTACCAGGAGGGCCTAAGGGTGATGGGGGAAGTTG GTAAGACCACGGGCATTCCTATCCACGTGTTTGGTACTGAAACCCATATGACGGCCATTGTCGGTATGGCCCTGGGCCACCGACCAATCCCTAACCAGCCCCCAATGGACGCACATACTGCCAACTTCCTCCTTAATGCCAGCAGTAGTGCAAAG ACTCCAGCTTCCACAAGGACAGCTTCCTTCTCTGAACCCAGGTCACCCACTGACGCAACTCCAGCAAAAAAGTGTAAAGCAGGTCTTCCAGCAG ACTATCTTCATACTATACTGTGGCCTCTGAAGAATGTGGTCACAGCAGATTGGAAAG CCAAAGCCACTACACTCTTcagaaaaaacaccaagtcCATTGTGTGGGGGATGCAGACGCGCGCCGTGCAGGGCATGCTGGACTTTGACTACGTGTGCTCCCGGGAAGAACCTTCTGTGGCAGCTATGGTCTATCCCTTTAC TGGAGATCACAAGCAGAAGTTCTATTGGGGCCACAAAGAAATCCTGCTGCCAGTCTACAAGAGCATGGCTGATGCCACAAAGAAGCACCCGGAGGTGGACGTCATGATCAGTTTTGCGTCGCTGCGCTCAGCCTTCGACAGCACAGTGGAGGCCATGCAGTACCCACAG ATTCACACCATTGCCATTATAGCCGAGGGCATCCCTGAAGCACAGACAAGGAAGTTGATCAAGATGGCGGACGAGAAAGGTGTCACAATCATTGGTCCTGCCACG GTCGGTGGCATCAAGCCAGGCTGTTTTAAAATTGGAAACACCGGTGGTATGCTGGATAACATCCTGGCTTCCAAACTGTACCGTCCAGGCAGCGTGGCCTATGTGTCACGCTCTGGAGGCATGTCCAACGAGCTGAACAACATCATCTCCCGCACCACAGACGGCGTCTATGAAGGTGTCGCCATTGGAGGAGACAG ATATCCAGGCTCGACCTTCATGGATCACGTTCTTCGTTACCAGGACACTCCAGGCATTCAGATGATAGTGGTGCTGGGAGAG ATTGGAGGCACAGAGGAGTACAAAATCTGCCAAGGCATCCAAGAGGGCAGGATAACCAAGCCTGTAGTGTGCTGGTGTATTGGAACCTGTGCCACCATGTTTACTTCAGAG GTTCAGTTCGGCCATGCAGGGGCCTGCGCCAACCAGGCTTCAGAAACAGCGATGGCCAAGAACCAGGCTCTGAGGGACGCCGGGGCTTATGTTCCCAAGAGCTTTGACGAGCTGGGAGATGTCATCAG GACTGTTTATGATGAGCTGGTGGCCGATGGTACCATCGTTCCTGCCCAGGAGGTTCCTCCTCCAACTGTACCTATGGATTATTCTTGGGCTAGG GAGTTGGGACTGATCCGTAAACCAGCGTCGTTCATGACCAGCATCTGTGACGAACGAGGCCAGGAGCTCATCTATGCCGGCATGTCCATCACCGAAGTCTTTAAAGAGGAGATGGGCATTGGAGGCGTGCTGGGTTTGCTCTGGTTCCAGCGCAG GTTGCCCCGCTACGCCTGCCAGTTCATTGAAATGTGTCTGATGGTGACGGCAGACCACGGGCCCGCTGTCTCTGGTGCACACAACACCATTGTCTGTGCTCGTGCAGGCAAAGACCTGGTGTCAAGCCTCACCTCTGGCCTGCTCACTATC GGTGACCGTTTCGGAGGTGCTCTGGATGCAGCTGCAAAGCAGTTCAGTAAGGCCTTCGACAGCGGCATGCTGCCCATGGAATTTGTCAACAAGATGAAGAAGGACGGGAAGCTGATCATGGGCATCGGCCACAGGGTCAAATCG ATCAACAACCCAGACATGCGGGTGCAGATCCTGAAGGACTTTGTGAAGCAACATTTCCCTTCCAGCCAACTACTCGACTACGCCCTGGATGTCGAGAAAATCACCACTTCTAAG aAACCCAACCTAATCCTCAACGTAGACGGTTTTATTGGTGTTGCCTTTGTGGACCTGCTCAGAACGTGTGGCGGCTTCACACG AGATGAGGCTGACGAGTTTGTGGAGATCGGTGCACTAAATGGCATCTTTGTCCTCGGCCGGAGTATGGGCTTCATCG GCCATTACCTGGACCAGAAGCGGCTGAAACAGGGACTGTACCGTCACCCCTGGGACGATATCTCCTATGTGCTTCCTGAACACATGTCCATGTAA
- the aclyb gene encoding ATP-citrate synthase isoform X2, with translation MSAKAISEQTGKEFLYKYICTSAAVQNRFFYSRVTTETDWNRLTQEHPWLLTERLVVKPDQLIKRRGKLGLVGIDLDLQGVKEWLKDRFMKETTVGKAKGVLKNFLIEPFVPHTQEEEFYVCIYATREGDHVLFHHEGGVEVGDVDAKAQRLMVAVNEKLTEDQVKEHLLTNVSEDKKGVLSNFIVGLFNLYEDLYFTYLEINPLVVTEGGVYVLDMAAKIDATADYICKAKWGDVEFPPPFGREAYPEEAYIADLDAKSGASLKLTLLNPRGRIWTMVAGGGASVVYSDTICDLGGVDELANYGEYSGAPSEQQTYDYAKTILSLMTREKHPEGKVLIIGGSIANFTNVAATFKGIVRAIKDYQGPLKEHEVTIFVRRGGPNYQEGLRVMGEVGKTTGIPIHVFGTETHMTAIVGMALGHRPIPNQPPMDAHTANFLLNASSSAKTPASTRTASFSEPRSPTDATPAKKCKAGLPAAKATTLFRKNTKSIVWGMQTRAVQGMLDFDYVCSREEPSVAAMVYPFTGDHKQKFYWGHKEILLPVYKSMADATKKHPEVDVMISFASLRSAFDSTVEAMQYPQIHTIAIIAEGIPEAQTRKLIKMADEKGVTIIGPATVGGIKPGCFKIGNTGGMLDNILASKLYRPGSVAYVSRSGGMSNELNNIISRTTDGVYEGVAIGGDRYPGSTFMDHVLRYQDTPGIQMIVVLGEIGGTEEYKICQGIQEGRITKPVVCWCIGTCATMFTSEVQFGHAGACANQASETAMAKNQALRDAGAYVPKSFDELGDVIRTVYDELVADGTIVPAQEVPPPTVPMDYSWARELGLIRKPASFMTSICDERGQELIYAGMSITEVFKEEMGIGGVLGLLWFQRRLPRYACQFIEMCLMVTADHGPAVSGAHNTIVCARAGKDLVSSLTSGLLTIGDRFGGALDAAAKQFSKAFDSGMLPMEFVNKMKKDGKLIMGIGHRVKSINNPDMRVQILKDFVKQHFPSSQLLDYALDVEKITTSKKPNLILNVDGFIGVAFVDLLRTCGGFTRDEADEFVEIGALNGIFVLGRSMGFIGHYLDQKRLKQGLYRHPWDDISYVLPEHMSM, from the exons GTGGGCAAGGCAAAGGGTGTGCTGAAGAATTTCCTCATTGAGCCatttgttccacacacacag gaggaggagttcTATGTGTGCATCTACGCCACACGTGAGGGCGATCATGTGCTTTTCCACCATGAGGGAGGAGTGGAGGTGGGCGATGTGGATGCCAAGGCCCAGAGGCTGATGGTTGCAGTAAATGAAAAGCTGACTGAGGACCAAGTCAAAGAGCATCTCCTCACAAATGTTTCTGAAGATAAGAAAGG AGTCCTGTCTAATTTTATTGTGGGCCTCTTCAACTTGTATGAAGACCTCTACTTCACCTACCTCGAGATCAACCCTCTTG TTGTTACTGAAGGTGGAGTGTACGTACTTGACATGGCTGCTAAGATCGATGCCACAGCGGATTACATCTGCAAGGCTAAATGGGGGGATGTGGAGTTTCCACCACCTTTTGGTAGAGAGGCGTATCCAGAG GAGGCATACATTGCAGATCTGGACGCAAAGAGTGGTGCCAGTTTAAAGTTGACATTGCTAAACCCTCGTGGCCGAATCTGGACCATGGTGGCTGGAGGAGGGGCTTCAGTTGTCTACAG TGACACCATCTGTGACCTGGGCGGAGTGGATGAGCTGGCAAACTATGGAGAATATTCCGGTGCTCCCAGTGAGCAGCAGACGTACGACTACGCAAAAACCATCCTATCTCTCATGACACGTGAAAAACACCCTGAAG GGAAAGTGCTGATCATCGGAGGAAGTATTGCCAACTTCACCAATGTAGCAGCCACATTCAAG GGCATTGTCAGGGCCATCAAAGACTACCAGGGTCCTCTGAAGGAACACGAGGTCACCATCTTTGTACGACGTGGTGGACCGAACTACCAGGAGGGCCTAAGGGTGATGGGGGAAGTTG GTAAGACCACGGGCATTCCTATCCACGTGTTTGGTACTGAAACCCATATGACGGCCATTGTCGGTATGGCCCTGGGCCACCGACCAATCCCTAACCAGCCCCCAATGGACGCACATACTGCCAACTTCCTCCTTAATGCCAGCAGTAGTGCAAAG ACTCCAGCTTCCACAAGGACAGCTTCCTTCTCTGAACCCAGGTCACCCACTGACGCAACTCCAGCAAAAAAGTGTAAAGCAGGTCTTCCAGCAG CCAAAGCCACTACACTCTTcagaaaaaacaccaagtcCATTGTGTGGGGGATGCAGACGCGCGCCGTGCAGGGCATGCTGGACTTTGACTACGTGTGCTCCCGGGAAGAACCTTCTGTGGCAGCTATGGTCTATCCCTTTAC TGGAGATCACAAGCAGAAGTTCTATTGGGGCCACAAAGAAATCCTGCTGCCAGTCTACAAGAGCATGGCTGATGCCACAAAGAAGCACCCGGAGGTGGACGTCATGATCAGTTTTGCGTCGCTGCGCTCAGCCTTCGACAGCACAGTGGAGGCCATGCAGTACCCACAG ATTCACACCATTGCCATTATAGCCGAGGGCATCCCTGAAGCACAGACAAGGAAGTTGATCAAGATGGCGGACGAGAAAGGTGTCACAATCATTGGTCCTGCCACG GTCGGTGGCATCAAGCCAGGCTGTTTTAAAATTGGAAACACCGGTGGTATGCTGGATAACATCCTGGCTTCCAAACTGTACCGTCCAGGCAGCGTGGCCTATGTGTCACGCTCTGGAGGCATGTCCAACGAGCTGAACAACATCATCTCCCGCACCACAGACGGCGTCTATGAAGGTGTCGCCATTGGAGGAGACAG ATATCCAGGCTCGACCTTCATGGATCACGTTCTTCGTTACCAGGACACTCCAGGCATTCAGATGATAGTGGTGCTGGGAGAG ATTGGAGGCACAGAGGAGTACAAAATCTGCCAAGGCATCCAAGAGGGCAGGATAACCAAGCCTGTAGTGTGCTGGTGTATTGGAACCTGTGCCACCATGTTTACTTCAGAG GTTCAGTTCGGCCATGCAGGGGCCTGCGCCAACCAGGCTTCAGAAACAGCGATGGCCAAGAACCAGGCTCTGAGGGACGCCGGGGCTTATGTTCCCAAGAGCTTTGACGAGCTGGGAGATGTCATCAG GACTGTTTATGATGAGCTGGTGGCCGATGGTACCATCGTTCCTGCCCAGGAGGTTCCTCCTCCAACTGTACCTATGGATTATTCTTGGGCTAGG GAGTTGGGACTGATCCGTAAACCAGCGTCGTTCATGACCAGCATCTGTGACGAACGAGGCCAGGAGCTCATCTATGCCGGCATGTCCATCACCGAAGTCTTTAAAGAGGAGATGGGCATTGGAGGCGTGCTGGGTTTGCTCTGGTTCCAGCGCAG GTTGCCCCGCTACGCCTGCCAGTTCATTGAAATGTGTCTGATGGTGACGGCAGACCACGGGCCCGCTGTCTCTGGTGCACACAACACCATTGTCTGTGCTCGTGCAGGCAAAGACCTGGTGTCAAGCCTCACCTCTGGCCTGCTCACTATC GGTGACCGTTTCGGAGGTGCTCTGGATGCAGCTGCAAAGCAGTTCAGTAAGGCCTTCGACAGCGGCATGCTGCCCATGGAATTTGTCAACAAGATGAAGAAGGACGGGAAGCTGATCATGGGCATCGGCCACAGGGTCAAATCG ATCAACAACCCAGACATGCGGGTGCAGATCCTGAAGGACTTTGTGAAGCAACATTTCCCTTCCAGCCAACTACTCGACTACGCCCTGGATGTCGAGAAAATCACCACTTCTAAG aAACCCAACCTAATCCTCAACGTAGACGGTTTTATTGGTGTTGCCTTTGTGGACCTGCTCAGAACGTGTGGCGGCTTCACACG AGATGAGGCTGACGAGTTTGTGGAGATCGGTGCACTAAATGGCATCTTTGTCCTCGGCCGGAGTATGGGCTTCATCG GCCATTACCTGGACCAGAAGCGGCTGAAACAGGGACTGTACCGTCACCCCTGGGACGATATCTCCTATGTGCTTCCTGAACACATGTCCATGTAA
- the klhl11 gene encoding kelch-like protein 11: MSVFDCLFTCVLYAYEFFPQITQSFRLPLRPASNSPCVMAAAAEETEECGRRGGGGAAAQAVTGDGDSEEAEEFTCSAYCSELSRRQNEQRKTGLFCDVTLAFCSGGASSAERVQTLSAHRTVLSAASHYFTLLLGGHFSESQSARVELKAWTCEDGLDPETVRSVVQFMYTGEITVTTANVHQVLELADRFLLVQLKTFCGDFLMKKLNLSNCVAVHSLAHMYTLDQLALGAAKTIRMNFHKVIHNDEFYTLPFHLLRDWLSDSEITVDSEQELFEAIVGWVHQNTEEREKHFEELFRLLRLSQIAPTVLTWVVRKEPLVENNASCQKLVSDTLEAHALHLEGLKSADLELCASYMAANQPRFGQIMDVIMVVGGVSEGGEYVSECVGYFVAEDRWVNLPHIHNHLDGHAIAVTDNHVYVAGSMEPGFAKIMERYNPNLNSWEQVCSLSSRKHSFGFTCVKDVLYSIGGHGNFSPGFRDITVYEPELDKWHSLEPAPKILRDVKTVSVEDRYVYVMARTPVDMDHEDGLSTVTTCYDTESLKWQEVDSLPLIDNYCIFQMAVASTNFYHTASCCPKNYKVTEQAAQQKTSRNISDDILDSLPPEVLGMEGAAICYLDEDVFIIGGWRNSNNMDKQYRKEVYRYCAKKKRWMLLPPLPQPRCRAAACHIRIPYQYLRGCQHYPMPLNLARQRDRMQQMQQLHRRTLTLRRQLQSQIEC; the protein is encoded by the exons ATGTCAGTGTTTGACTGTCTGTTCACGTGTGTGTTGTATGCTTATGAGTTCTTCCCGCAGATAACTCAGAGCTTTCGTTTGCCTCTGAGACCAGCGTCCAACTCCCCCTGCGTCATGGCAGCGGCAGCGGAGGAGACGGAGGAGTGCGGCCGGAGAGGCGGCGGCGGAGCAGCGGCACAGGCAGTAACAGGTGATGGAGACTCGGAGGAGGCCGAGGAGTTCACCTGCTCGGCCTACTGCTCAGAGCTCTCCCGGCGGCAGAACGAGCAGAGGAAGACGGGGTTGTTCTGCGACGTGACGCTGGCGTTTTGCTCCGGAGGAGCTTCCAGCGCGGAGAGGGTCCAGACCCTGTCCGCACACCGCACGGTTTTATCCGCGGCGTCTCACTATTTCACGCTGCTGCTGGGCGGACACTTTTCCGAGTCTCAGTCTGCGCGCGTGGAGCTGAAAGCGTGGACATGTGAGGACGGACTGGACCCAGAGACTGTGAGGAGTGTCGTTCAGTTCATGTACACGGGAGAAATCACAGTCACCACTGCTAATGTGCACCAAGTGCTGGAACTTGCTGACAG GTTCCTCCTGGTGCAGCTGAAGACCTTCTGTGGAGACTTTCTAATGAAGAAGCTGAACTTGTCCAACTGTGTAGCCGTGCACAGCCTTGCTCACATGTACACCCTGGACCAGCTGGCCCTGGGAGCCGCCAAAACGATTAGGATGAACTTCCACAAAGTTATCCACAATGACGAATTTTACACACTGCCATTTCACCTGCTGCGAGACTGGCTGTCGGACTCAGAAATCACAGTGGATTCTGAACAGGAGTTGTTCGAGGCCATCGTAGGATGGGTGCACCAAAACACAGAGGAACGAGAGAAGCACTTTGAAGAGCTCTTTAGGCTTTTAAGGCTCTCCCAGATAGCTCCTACTGTCCTGACATGGGTGGTGAGAAAGGAGCCTTTAGTGGAAAATAATGCCTCTTGTCAGAAGCTGGTGTCTGACACCCTTGAGGCTCACGCTCTTCACTTGGAGGGCCTCAAGTCAGCGGATTTGGAGCTCTGTGCTTCCTACATGGCGGCGAACCAGCCACGTTTTGGCCAGATCATGGATGTAATCATGGTAGTGGGTGGTGTTTCAGAAGGTGGAGAGTACGTGAGTGAGTGTGTCGGCTACTTTGTTGCTGAGGACCGTTGGGTCAACCTGCCACACATTCACAACCACCTTGATGGACACGCCATCGCGGTCACGGACAACCATGTTTATGTGGCAGGCTCCATGGAGCCAGGCTTTGCCAAGATCATGGAGCGCTACAACCCAAACCTCAACAGCTGGGAGCAGGTCTGCAGCCTCAGCTCTCGCAAGCACTCCTTCGGCTTCACATGTGTCAAAGACGTATTGTACAGCATTGGTGGTCATGGAAACTTCAGTCCGGGCTTTAGAGATATTACAGTTTATGAGCCTGAGCTGGACAAGTGGCACAGTCTTGAGCCAGCGCCAAAGATACTTCGAGATGTAAAAACAGTAAGTGTGGAGGATCGCTACGTGTATGTAATGGCCAGGACCCCTGTGGACATGGACCACGAGGATGGACTGAGCACCGTGACCACTTGCTATGATACAGAAAGTCTCAAGTGGCAGGAAGTGGACTCCTTGCCGCTCATCGACAACTACTGTATTTTTCAAATGGCTGTCGCCTCTACTAACTTCTACCACACCGCTTCCTGTTGCCCCAAGAACTACAAGGTAACAGAACAGGCCGCTCAGCAGAAAACAAGCAGGAACATTTCCGATGATATCCTCGACAGCCTCCCTCCAGAGGTGCTTGGTATGGAAGGTGCTGCCATTTGCTACCTGGATGAAGACGTGTTTATCATTGGCGGCTGGAGGAACAGCAACAACATGGACAAGCAGTACCGCAAGGAGGTCTACCGTTACTGTGCTAAGAAGAAGCGCTGGATGCTGCTGCCACCGTTACCTCAGCCTCGCTGTCGAGCAGCAGCCTGCCACATTCGCATCCCGTACCAGTATCTGCGCGGCTGCCAGCACTACCCCATGCCCCTGAACCTGGCTCGTCAGCGGGACCGGAtgcagcagatgcagcagcTCCATCGACGCACCCTTACTCTGCGGAGACAGCTACAGTCTCAGATCGAATGTTGA
- the LOC131448699 gene encoding 7-methylguanosine phosphate-specific 5'-nucleotidase-like has product MIHQIPWIYTPVRTVLAFWQQLTKTQIPELTSCSVLMRERSRVEETIYAMQRAGAGSLQVISDFDMTLSRFAHNGKRVPTTHNILDSRLLIDKDCTRKMRELLNIYYPIEIDAGRSAEEKLPLMVEWWTKVHDLLIQQRIRKDMLARAVMESDAMLRDGYKGFFEHLAEHQVPLLILSAGVGDVLEEVIRQNNVFYPNVHIISNYMDFDQTGILQAFKGQLLHTFNKREGALSHAVNLQELQGRPNVLLLGDSLGDLTMADGVTDPQNVLTIGFLNDQVEERKESYVNSYDIVLVKDETLDVPNIILRYITSSSRVK; this is encoded by the exons ATG ATACACCAGATTCCCTGGATCTACACACCTGTGCGGACGGTCCTGGCCTTCTGGCAGCAGCTCACCAAAACCCAG ATCCCAGAGCTGACCAGTTGCTCGGTGCTGATGAGGGAGCGCAGCCGAGTGGAGGAGACCATCTACGCCATGCAGCGGGCAGGTGCAGGCAGCCTGCAG GTAATCTCGGACTTTGACATGACACTGAGCAGATTTGCCCACAATGGGAAGAGAGTGCCCACCACCCACA ACATCTTGGATAGCCGGTTGTTGATTGATAAAGACTGCACTAGAAAG ATGAGGGAGCTGCTGAACATCTACTATCCCATAGAGATTGATGCAGGCCGCAGTGCTGAAGAGAAGCTGCCTCTTATGGTAGAATG GTGGACAAAAGTTCATGATCTACTGATTCAGCAGAGGATTAGAAAGGACATGCTCGCACGGGCTGTCATGGAATCAGACGCTATGCTCAG GGATGGCTACAAAGGGTTTTTCGAACATCTGGCTGAGCACCAGGTTCCTCTGCTGATCCTCTCGGCCGGTGTTGGAGACGTGCTGGAGGAGGTGATCCGACAGAACAACGTTTTCTATCCCAATGTCCACATCATTTCCAACTACATGGACTTTGACCAGACT GGCATCCTGCAAGCCTTTAAAGGCCAACTCCTCCACACTTTTAACAAGAGAGAAGGCGCTCTGTCACACGCTGTCAACCTCCAGGAGCTGCAGGGTCGACCCAACGTGCTGCTGCTGGGAGACTCGTTGGGAGACCTAACCATGGCCGACGGGGTGACTGATCCCCAGAACGTCCTGACCATTGGCTTCCTGAATGACCAG gtAGAAGAAAGGAAGGAGTCGTACGTCAACTCCTACGACATCGTGCTGGTGAAAGACGAGACTCTGGACGTCCCAAACATCATCCTTAGATACATTACCTCATCATCAAGAGTCAAGTaa